From Calothrix sp. PCC 6303, a single genomic window includes:
- the thrC gene encoding threonine synthase, with protein sequence MTVSLSPATSYRQPWAGLIETYRPYLPVSESTPVVTLLEGNTPLIPAPSLARYIGRGVKVLVKYDGLNPTGSFKDRGMTMAITKAKEAGAKAVICASTGNTSAAAAAYARRGGMKAFVLIPDGYVALGKLAQALLYGAEVLAIQGNFDRALEIVREMSEQYPVTLVNSVNPYRIEGQKTAAFEIVDTLGDAPDWLCIPVGNAGNITAYWMGFCEYHQMGKCDRLPKMMGFQAAGAAPLVYGQPVAHPETIATAIRIGNPASWDKAVAAKSASMGEFNAVTDEEILNAYRILASEEGVFCEPASAASVAGMLKVKDQIPTGATVVCVLTGNGLKDPDTAIKHSGNQFKQGIAPDVLDVAKAMGF encoded by the coding sequence GTGAGCGAAAGTACCCCAGTTGTGACATTACTGGAAGGTAATACACCCCTGATTCCCGCCCCATCCCTGGCGAGATACATTGGTAGAGGTGTGAAGGTACTTGTGAAATATGATGGTTTAAATCCCACAGGTAGCTTTAAAGACCGAGGGATGACCATGGCAATCACTAAGGCAAAAGAAGCCGGAGCCAAGGCAGTGATTTGTGCTAGTACAGGAAATACCTCAGCAGCCGCAGCCGCATACGCACGACGGGGTGGAATGAAAGCCTTTGTTTTGATACCAGATGGTTATGTTGCCCTCGGTAAATTAGCGCAAGCTCTGCTTTACGGGGCTGAAGTCTTGGCAATTCAAGGCAACTTTGATCGCGCTTTAGAAATAGTTCGGGAAATGTCAGAACAATATCCCGTGACATTGGTGAATTCTGTCAACCCTTACCGCATCGAAGGACAGAAAACCGCAGCTTTTGAAATAGTTGATACCCTGGGTGATGCTCCTGATTGGTTGTGTATCCCGGTTGGAAATGCCGGAAACATCACAGCTTATTGGATGGGGTTTTGTGAATACCACCAAATGGGAAAGTGCGATCGCTTACCCAAAATGATGGGCTTTCAGGCAGCAGGTGCAGCACCATTGGTATATGGGCAACCAGTAGCACACCCCGAAACCATCGCTACAGCAATCCGTATCGGCAACCCCGCAAGCTGGGATAAGGCAGTGGCAGCCAAATCTGCAAGTATGGGAGAATTTAATGCCGTTACTGACGAGGAAATTCTCAACGCCTACAGAATTTTAGCATCAGAAGAAGGTGTCTTCTGTGAACCTGCCAGCGCCGCATCCGTAGCTGGAATGTTGAAAGTCAAAGATCAAATTCCCACAGGTGCAACAGTTGTTTGTGTCCTTACCGGAAATGGACTCAAAGATCCAGATACGGCAATTAAACACAGTGGCAACCAATTTAAACAGGGTATTGCCCCAGATGTTCTAGATGTTGCAAAAGCGATGGGATTTTAG